The genome window ATTATTTTCTTTATACTCGTTTCGCTATATGGGAAAATGTTTTTCAATCTGACTCGTAAAATAAATAATTTAGCTACCAGGAAAGCTTCCTAATATAATCAAAAAAGATTACGACATTTATGCCGTAATCTTTTTTGATAGAATTAACCATTATATAATAGAAGAAAGATGCGTTTTTTGCGTGAGAAAAAGTATTTTAGACGAGTCATTCTAATTTTATATGACTAAATGATGGCAAATGTTACAAAATGAAGAATTATCTATATCATTCACAGATTAATTGGCTTTATATCAATAATTCGGCTTAATCTTATAAATGTTAAAGATTTCTTAAATTCACTAAAATAGACCCCTAGATGGATTGCAATTGTAATGAAAGTAACGTATTCTAGTACCATCAAGGGATTCGTAGACAGAAAGGCGTGACGACATCTGAAATATAGAAAATTATCCAAAAAGAAGAAACAAAAGAGGCTAATTGGAATAGCGGGAATTTTACTTCTAGTAATTCTAGTGGGTGTCATTGCATCTGTTGTTAGACAGCAATATTTAATTATGACTGCACCAGAACCGGATCCAGCATTTCATTCCAAAGAACAAAACTTTTTAAATGAACTTTCGCCACGTGCACAAGAAATTCAAGAAAAGCACGGTATTTTAACGAGTATTACGCTTGCTCAAGCAATTCTCGAATCAGACTGGGGCCAAAGCGGTTTAGCGCAAAAAGGTAACAATCTATTTGGTGTCAAAGGAAAATCGCCACAACCAATGGTGACGATGACAACGAAAGAATTTGTTGATGGTAAATGGATTGAAATTAATGCTAATTTCCGGAAATATAAAGACTGGAATGAGTCACTCGATTCGCATGCTGAACTTTTTTTGAACGGCACTTCTTGGAATAAAGATAAATATAATGGAGT of Listeria monocytogenes contains these proteins:
- a CDS encoding glucosaminidase domain-containing protein, producing the protein MKYRKLSKKKKQKRLIGIAGILLLVILVGVIASVVRQQYLIMTAPEPDPAFHSKEQNFLNELSPRAQEIQEKHGILTSITLAQAILESDWGQSGLAQKGNNLFGVKGKSPQPMVTMTTKEFVDGKWIEINANFRKYKDWNESLDSHAELFLNGTSWNKDKYNGVIAADDYKKAAQELQSAGYATDPDYAEKLINIIEKYDLALYDRIEDKIYYDTKSTGFGNVKKDVSGAIWTKPYGLSGALKVEEINYYKREDLKLLREAKTDSGTWYQIAVDTEPIGWVKQELIDKK